DNA from Brassica napus cultivar Da-Ae unplaced genomic scaffold, Da-Ae ScsIHWf_2746;HRSCAF=3513, whole genome shotgun sequence:
CACTTCGGGTTTGTACCCGTGGTTGTAATCACATCAAAAGAAGCAGCTGAAGAAGTTCTCAGAACTCACGACCTAGACTGTTGCAGCAGGCCTAAGCTCGTGGGGACAAGGCTACTCTCGCGGGACTTTAAGGATGTCGGTTTCACGCCATACGGTGAAGAGTGGAAGGAGCGTCGCAAGTTCGCGGTACGTGAGCTTTTCTGTCTGAAAAAAGTTCAGTCGTTTAGGCATATAAGAGAGGAAGAATGTAACCTTCTTGTCAGAAAACTGTCGGAATCTGCGGTAAATCGAACTCCGGTTGATTTAAGCAAAACCCTTTTCTGGCTGACTGCGAGTATCCTCTTTAGAGTTGCCTTGGGACAGGACTTCCACGAGAGCAAGTTCATCGATAAAGAAGAGATCGAAGAGCTTGTGTTTGAAGCAGAGACTGCCCTAGCTAGTTTCACTTGTTCTGATATTTTCCCTGTTGCTGGACTTGGATGGCTTGTTGACTGGTTCTCTGGTCAACACAAGAGGCTCAACGATGTTTTCTTGAAGCTAGATACTCTGTTTCAGCTTGTGATTGATGACCATATGAATCCTGGAAGAACCAAAAATCATGAAGACATCATCGATGCAATGTTGGATGTGATTCATAAACAAGGCAAAAATGATTCCTTGAAGCTCACGGTAGATCATATCAAGGGCTTTCTCGCGGTAAATCAAGAACTCTCTAGCTTCTTTAAACACATTCACATGGATGTTGTTTAAACTTTaacttatttttatctttttttagaatatatttcTGGCAGGGATAGACACAGGGGCCATCACCATGATATGGGCAATGACTGAGCTCGCTAAAAAACCTAAACTGATGAAAAAAGTTCAAGACGAGATCCGAGACTGCCTTGGCAACAATAAGGAGACAATCACCGAAGAAGATGTCGACAAGGTTCCTTACTTGAAGCTGGTAATAAAAGAAACATTCAGGTTACATCCAGCAGCTCCTCTTATACTCCCTAGGGAAACAATGTCTCACATGAAAGTTCAAGGCTATGATATTCTCCCCAAGACAAGGATCTTGGTCAACACTTGGGCGATAGGAAGAGATCCCAAACTCTGGACGGAACCAGAAGAGTTTAACCCCGAGAGGTTTATTGATAGTCATGTGGATTATAGAGGACAACATTACGAGCTCTTACCATTTGGGTCTGGTCGAAGGATGTGCCCTGGGATGCCCATGGGGATTGCTACTGTTGAGTTGGGACTCTTGAACTTGCTTTACTTCTTTGATTGGAGAGTTCCTGATGGAATGACACATAAGGATATCGACACAGAAGAAGCTGGTACTCTTACTACCGTCAAGAAAGTACCTCTCAAGCTTGTTCCAGTTCGAGTTATGTGATCACTGATCAGAACAAACTTTAGACGTTGGAGATGTTATTATGAATAAAAGCATTTTATATGCAGATGCTATAAGCATATATGTATCATATGAgtattattttaatgtttgtattATACACAAACTAACATTTAGCATATCTTATTACCGTAGACAATTTTACAAATTGCAGTATAGATAAGACTTATTTTCctaaagaaaacataatcactCAATCTCGAAACATGTGGTTACGAGATACGAGTAGGGTTTTGTTCATATGGGGAGTTGATAAAAGGCTGGGCCATAGACATGGTTTTTAGAAGAATTGGCCTTTTCTTAAAACATGTGGCGGGGATATTAAAACATGCGGAGAAAGAGCTAAGATGTATTATTTGCAAAGTAAATTTGAGGTATGTTTTCTATACACTCATTTTCACTAAATAAATATGACATAAATTGTAGAAAAGATAATATGACTTACGGTTAAATATGACatggaaaattacatttaatgtgtatttatatttttagtaaactttataaaatattgtaataaattatatattataattaaaataaatctatttaaatatgatattaaataatataataatataaatataataataatttaaaagtttcgaaatattatttatttacttttctaCAACTATACAATTTTACTACTAAAAatgattttcaagttttttgtaatttttttaaaattaaaaaaaaatcaattttttaaaaaattaaaaaaaaataatcttaatattattatcGTCTTTTAAATATCtacaatttttagaaatactgtttacttttacttttgataattatacacaacttttatatcaattttcttatgaaatttatacaagttgatttaatacattttatccaaaagaaaaagataaaatatatatctaagattataattttaaatatatacatatatatattcttaaatataatttaaaaaaactgtttattttatcttaattttatgttcaattaaatccaaatttatattaaattattagtaagaaaataataataataataataataatttatttttagatataacaagaaaacatataaaaaatttgtCATGTTTTTCTAATTAACCAAACTAAATCTTTCATCTCACAACTACAAAAGTTATATCACagtttattttctttacctAGACAATACACATGAGCTAAAACGTTCAGATATCCAAATAAGGAGAAACATGGTTTTTTTCAACCCCTGCTATTTGTGTCATGCATTTTTAGACCCAAACAAAACATAAGTGATAAAACTAAtctaaactaaaattaatttaaatttcagtCCCGAACTTATATCCATAGTATCAAAATCTATCTTGACTAACTTATCGTTAGTCAAATGTTAAACAAAGCTTAGTCAGATAATATGTGGCATTAGATTTATCAAGCAAAAGGAGAAATGTCgttgttttgtttcattaatCAAAACGACTTTGTTTTAAATTGGGGcaaaaatcatcaaaattaaaacccctaactcttttttcttctttgacgACACTCGATTATCTCAAGCCAAACTCGGAAAACACAGAAACTTGAAGAAACCATATGAGCTTTTGCACGCGAATGTCAGGGCGTTGAAGGAGAGTTTCAAAAgttaatgtatattttaaaattaaacttcaTATATATCAAAACTTTCGAAACTCTCTTTCAACGCCCGAACACTCGCATTAATGTATATTTGATTAAACACGAATTTATTATTGcatttaaaataaagttttatttacttttggAAATTCTCtttaagaaatatttattatgattttttgaCAAACTAAAATTGCATTAAACTTAAAAGAGTTCAAAATCCGTTAAAAGAGGATACAACAAGCTGCAAAGAACCAAACCAACCAAAGTCGTGAAAAACAAATTAGACAAGCAAAAAGTAAATCTTAAACAACAAACAGACTTATAGATAAAGGTTCACAGGTTCAACCAAAAAAAGTATTATGACATCAACATTGTGTTTTTAACGTTGAGATATGAAAAACAGATTGAGAGATAATGTctacatttttttgtaattttgtaaatAGTTCTAGTAACCATCATTGTAGTTTCTTTTATAACCATCATTGTATGTAGTTTATGTTTTCTtcttataaacaaaattattttatttttctattctaattttctattcttattttgtaaataatatatgaactaaatgttagttttatataattatgaatctataatataatagtacAGTTTCCTCTTTCCTGAGGCGACACGTTAGCATTTTGGTCGGTCCCATTTTTATAATCACCAACATTTATAACTttaaactaaatgatactttgtacattgattgtcgaaactaatatatatttatgaaggtcggaaacctttgcttcttcggttttctctgtgggctgggcctacaagtgtattatgagtttcatttttaaatgaggttcatcacgttatacgaaaaaacaataattatagtttttccatATTGGAAACTGtcttcgtttaacatgagttagggtttttttcatcattgtcttagACAAGTCTGAGAGTTGCGAtgtgtgtctgttcgtaatctattttttcaacggtgaactcttcatcttCCCATCTTAAATTGCTTGAtcttaaatgttcctgatttgtagtctttctgtaaaccctatatatatgattctcatctttgataaacccaatctgcatctccacaaaactcattgattcctcttagctctatcttctagaaaatgtatCTCTGTCTCTCCAGTTCTTCAAACCGGCGTTCCCGGCATCCGTCACTCAACTTTCGAGTCTCTCCGTGTTGGTCGTAgcagtcagagcatagcctctaacCTCCTCGCTTATGGGATTTCCTGAATTTCATAAAAGACGGTGAGTTTATGGGAATCACGGTCACGCGCTTGCGCGGAAGCAATGCCCCTAGTatatttaataagatagatattaATGAAATGGTCTAAGCTATAACAATATTGTAGTGTAAATGTTATAGAATCATGTTTTAATTGAATAGATTCAaattgttttggattttttttcctAACAAGTAAAATTTATTATCATAATAGTACTTATTTGAGTTTGACCAGAAATAAATTCCATGCATGTGTATATCGCCAATATGTAACATTTAATAATCACCAAATATATGACATtgtgtttttaacttttaacataGGAATAATAAAAGGAATTGAAAACATATTGAACGGAACTCATGTCATGATAAAATACAGATTACTTGTAAATACTTTCCCTCTACATATGTATGTCTCTTCCATATGATTCACCAaccccaaaacaaaaaaaattaaacgcaagaatatcaaaataaatttaacatgAAGACAATAAAAGTACTAGAACGCATGTTTTCCTTCATCTTATTCTTATTGTTCTCCATCACCAACAACATGGCTTATCCTCTCTCTACAAACTCTCGCTGGATCATCAACGAAAAAGGACAAAGAGTGAAACTGGCGTGTGTGAATTGGCCAGCGCATCTGCAGCTCGTGGTGGCGGAAGGGCTGAGCAAGCAACCGCTTGATGCCGTTTCCAAGAAGATAATGGCAATGGGTTTCAATTGTGTTAGGTTAACTTGGCCACTAGATTTGGCTACAAATGAGACATTGGCTACTAATGT
Protein-coding regions in this window:
- the LOC106432895 gene encoding cytochrome P450 71B19-like; translation: MAISLLCFCFVTFLTLIFLVKKIKQSKWNLPPTPPTFPVIGNLHQIGELPHRSLQSLAQRFGPVMLIHFGFVPVVVITSKEAAEEVLRTHDLDCCSRPKLVGTRLLSRDFKDVGFTPYGEEWKERRKFAVRELFCLKKVQSFRHIREEECNLLVRKLSESAVNRTPVDLSKTLFWLTASILFRVALGQDFHESKFIDKEEIEELVFEAETALASFTCSDIFPVAGLGWLVDWFSGQHKRLNDVFLKLDTLFQLVIDDHMNPGRTKNHEDIIDAMLDVIHKQGKNDSLKLTVDHIKGFLANIFLAGIDTGAITMIWAMTELAKKPKLMKKVQDEIRDCLGNNKETITEEDVDKVPYLKLVIKETFRLHPAAPLILPRETMSHMKVQGYDILPKTRILVNTWAIGRDPKLWTEPEEFNPERFIDSHVDYRGQHYELLPFGSGRRMCPGMPMGIATVELGLLNLLYFFDWRVPDGMTHKDIDTEEAGTLTTVKKVPLKLVPVRVM